A stretch of the Vigna radiata var. radiata cultivar VC1973A unplaced genomic scaffold, Vradiata_ver6 scaffold_43, whole genome shotgun sequence genome encodes the following:
- the LOC106752777 gene encoding RNA polymerase I-specific transcription initiation factor RRN3, with the protein MVKVRVSNKEESPVMDNGGYSGSQLVHHFRSVLDAVKTGDRGNYDELVSYLHPKRNLSPDEVAILVTTLKALSGAVSYIDSDHHESLLFAVSRMSLWNYGTEVMDALLELITSLAATNGKYIDWCLEMLVKHFVPPFYIYDSLDKENGINRKNKVLSRVHAALKEIADLVPLAPLRLCPIVVQNMPSVFSYDREIVLYVENMLKLESGAIGETVGSTVLPALVDRLLELDVEIGWDGILQEDTRGIFDMELEDIIKFAEDDENSDSMPQSELLNRKNLQGNKVVEKLDNLIVLALLHLESCESSGRLAEVFEILLHSFQKTVLNAYKSKFTQFVMFYACGLDPEGCGVKFAMVLADMFDSDVNPPITRMSAAAYLASYLSRAKFLSAALVTTIIQSLVDQCYAYCKLCDSGMNPRAHQVFYSGCQAIMYILCFRMRSLMDVPRLKLQLLNMPMEGIWKHKLCPLKVCLPTVVVEFLRQAKAAKLFMVSESFVFNDMLESDLSKAFGGMDRLDMFFPFDPCLLKKSESYIRPHFVRWSKVKTTYDDDDDNVSEVSESGSEVTDDDFVDTNTKDMIDDDMMVTVEDLDFNPDLNKMSITPKNSLKYLRMPARIRPSTSPESL; encoded by the exons ATGGTGAAGGTCCGTGTAAGTAACAAGGAAGAAAGTCCCGTAATGGATAACGGTGGTTACAGTGGTTCGCAGTTAGTTCATCACTTCAGAAGCGTACTTGATGCAGTCAAAACG GGTGATAGAGGGAATTACGACGAGCTCGTTAGTTATTTGCACCCGAAGAGGAATCTTAGTCCTGATGAGGTTGCAATTCTTGTG ACAACTTTGAAGGCACTTTCTGGAGCAGTGTCCTATATAGATTCTGATCATCACGAATCTCTTCTCTTTGCT GTTTCAAGAATGAGCCTCTGGAATTATGGAACTGAGGTTATGGATGCACTGCTGGAACTCATTACATCTTTG GCTGCTACTAATGGAAAATATATTGATTGGTGTTTGGAGATGCTCGTGAAACATTTTGTGCCCCCTTTTTACATCTATGATTCTCTGGATAAAGAGAATGGAATTAACAGGAAAAATAAAGTTCTGTCTCGGGTGCATGCGGCTTTGAAAGAGATAGCTGATTTGGTGCCTCTTGCACCCTTGCGACTATGTCCAATAGTTGTCCAGAACATGCCTAGTGTCTTCAGTTATGATCGT GAGATTGTCCTATATGTTGAGAATATGTTAAAGTTGGAGAGTGGTGCAATTGGAGAAACTGTCGGTTCTACAGTGCTGCCTGCCCTTGTGGATAGGTTGCTAGAGTTGGAT GTGGAAATTGGATGGGATGGAATCTTGCAAGAAGATACCAGAGGCATATTTGATATGGAGTTAGaagatattattaaatttgcAGAGGATGATGAGAACTCTGATAGTATG CCTCAGTCAGAGTTGTTAAATAGGAAAAATTTGCAAGGCAATAAGGTTGTTGAAAAATTAGATAACCTAATTGTGCTAGCTTTATTGCACCTTGAATCCTGTGAAAGCAGTGGCCGATTGGCTGAG GTATTCGAAATTCTACTTCATTCATTCCAGAAAACTGTACTGAATGCATACAAGTCAAAATTTACCCAG TTTGTGATGTTCTATGCGTGTGGACTGGACCCTGAAGGATGTGGTGTGAAGTTTGCCATGGTTCTTGCAGATATGTTTGATTCTGATGTTAATCCACCTATAACAAG GATGAGTGCTGCTGCTTATCTTGCTAGTTATCTCTCTCGTGCAAAGTTCCTTTCAGCTGCGTTGGTCACTACCATCATACAAAG CTTGGTTGATCAGTGTTATGCTTATTGTAAGTTATGTGATTCTGGTATGAACCCACGAGCACATCAAGTTTTTTATTCTGGGTGTCAG GCTATCATGTACATTCTGTGTTTTCGCATGAGATCTCTCATGGACGTTCCTAGGCTTAAATTGCAGCTACTTAATATGCCCATGGAGGGAATCTGGAAACATAAATTGTGTCCGTTGAAG GTGTGTTTGCCTACCGTAGTAGTGGAATTTCTTAGACAGGCAAAGGCTGCTAAACTTttcatggtatcagagtcattcGTTTTCAATGACATGCTCGAGTCTGATCTTTCCAAGGCTTTTGGCGGAATGGATAGACTTGACATGTTCTTTCCGTTTGATCCATGTTTattgaagaaaagtgaaag CTACATTAGACCACATTTTGTTCGTTGGTCAAAAGTCAAAACTACATacgatgacgatgatgataATGTTTCCGAAGTCAGTGAGAGTGGCAGTGAAGTGACAGATGATGATTTTGTTGACACTAATACAAAAGATATGattgatgatgatatgatgGTGACTGTTGAAGATCTTGATTTTAACCCGGACTTGAACAAAATGTCTATCACGCCTAAAAATTCTTTGAAATATTTGCGAATGCCAGCAAGAATCAGGCCTTCCACTAGTCCAGAGTCTCTATGA
- the LOC106752726 gene encoding DNA-directed RNA polymerase III subunit RPC8: MFYLSKIEHKLPLPPPRLVLPIREAIHMELEKLFLDKVIANLGLCISVYDIISIDGGFIFPGDGAPTYTVVFNLIMFRPFVGEIITARLISSDSNGLQLSLGFFDDIYVPAHHMPYPNHFVEDEQGKRVSSSEESTTNSLRKGIWFWDFNEQEYPIQETDVIKFRVQNVSYPQIPVEQPKESKPFAPMLITGSLDHDGLGPVSWWCAEEIEADDE; encoded by the exons ATGTTCTATCTCAGtaaaattgaacacaaattgcCCCTGCCTCCTCCTCGTCTTGTTCTTCCCATTCGAGAAGCCATTCACATGGAGCTTGAAAAACTTTTCTTAGATAAG GTTATAGCAAACTTGGGCCTTTGCATTTCTGTATATGATATCATATCCATTGACGGTGGATTTATCTTCCCAGGTGATGGGGCTCCGACCTATACG gttgtattcaatttaattatgtttcgTCCATTTGTGGGGGAAATTATTACTGCGAGGCTTATTTCATCTGATTCTAATGGCTTACAAT TAAGTCTTGGATTCTTTGATGATATTTATGTCCCTGCACATCATATGCCCTACCCAAACCACTTTGTTGAGGATGAACAAGGAAAAAG GGTATCCTCTAGCGAAGAGTCAACAACTAATTCTTTGAG GAAAGGCATATGGTTTTGGGATTTTAACGAACAAGAATATCCTATTCAAGAAACTGACGTG ATCAAATTTCGTGTTCAAAATGTGAGTTATCCACAAATTCCGGTCGAGCAACCAAAAGAATCAAAGCCATTTGCACCTATGTTGATTACT GGTTCGTTAGATCATGATGGTTTAGGCCCTGTTTCTTGGTGGTGTGCAGAAGAGATTGAGGCTGATGATGAGTAA